AAGGCGGGCGATCTGGTGGCCGTCGGCCCGCCGGCCCGGGCCCGGGTCCGGACCAACTGGAAGCTCGGCTCGGAGAACTTCGCCGGCGACGGATACCACCTCGCCACCACCCACAAGAGCCCCATCGACCTGGGCGCCTACCTCAACACCGACGCCTTCCCCCAGCTCGACGGGGTGTCGATGGCGGGCATGCGCGGCCGGTGCGTCGTCGCGGGCAACGGCCACACCTTCCGGGTGCAGCACTACGACCTGCCGGGCGACCGGCCGATGTTCTTCGGCTACCCGCCCGAGAAGTGGCAGGACATGGCGCGGAACCTGGACGCCGGGCAGGTCGACCTGATGTCACGCCTGTCGGTCTTCCACGGCAACATCTTCCCGAACCTCTCGTTCATCGACGCCGCCGCGCTCACCTCCGGTGACGACACCCCGGCCGTGTCGTACGTCCAGTTCCGCGTCTGGCAGCCGCTCGACGCGATGCACAGCGAGCTCATGCTCTGGGCCCTTGTGCCCTCCTGGTACGACGAGGAACAGCGCGCCCATTCCCAGCGGGCGAACCTGCGCATGGTCGGGCTGGCCGGGATCTTCGACACGGACGACCTGCAGAACTGGACGAGCGTCGCGGACATGAGCCGCGGAGCGGTCGCCAGGGGTACCGACTTCGTCTACGAGGGCGGCCTCTCGGCGGCCAAGGAGGCCGGGACGTCCTGGCCCGGGGACGTCTACGACATCGACCACTCCGAGACCAATCAGCGCGAACTGTACCGACGCTGGGCCGAGTTGATGAACGACGAGTCGTTCGTCGCCACCGGCGCGGGACGGAGGGCCGCACGATGAACGCACGTACGGACAGGCTTCTTGGCACCGCCGTGGACTTGGCGACGAGGGACGCGCTGCGCCACTTCTACGACGTGGAGGCGCGGCTGCTCGACGCCTACGACTACCCGAACTGGCTCCCCCTGCTCGAGGAGGAGTTCGTGTACCGGGTGCCCGTCACCGTCACCCGCGACGACCCCTCGCTGGCGCCGACCGTCCCCGGAGCGGACCTGGTGCACGAGTCGCGGGACTCGCTGGCCTCGCTGTGGGCCCGCCGCTTCGAACCGGACCACATCGACTTCGCCTGGGGGGAGGTGCCGCTGCACCGCATCCGCCGCTTCGTCACCAACGTCGTGGCCGAACCCGGCACGCGGGAGGGCGAGTACGTCGTCCACAGCAATGTGCTGATCAGCGTCGTGCATCAGTCGGACCCCGCTGTCCTCGCTCCCGCGGGGCGCCGGGACGTGGTGCGGCGCCGCCGGGACGGCTGGGGCCTGGTGAGCCGTACCGCCGTCCTCGACGAGAGCGTGATCCGGCTGCCGCATCTGCGGATGGTGATCTGAGTGCGGGGCGACGCCGAGCCCGCGGGTGGCGGTCCACCCGCCCAAGAGGACGTCGTCGAGGACGAGTTCACCGTGGTGAACGAGTTCACGGCGGTGCGGATCAGCAAGATCAGCACCCGCAACGGCCACCGCGTCGAGATCCGGTCGCTGCGGCTCGGGCACCACGTCCGCCTCGATCCGCTCGCCCTCGAAAGCATCAGCTGGCAGACACCGGACGTGTTCTCCCGGTTCCTCGACCAGCCCTTCGGCCCCGAGCCGGGCCCCAGTTCCCCGTAATCGGACCGCGGCACCGCCGCGCAGCAGAAAGTTGTCGAACATGCTTCTCCTGACGGACGAACAGGTCCGCGCCTCCCTCCGGATGGACCGGCTCGTCGCCGCGCTGCGCGACGGGTACCGCGTCGAGGCCGAGGGCGCCGTGCAACTGCCCGACCGCATCAACCTGGACACCCAGCCGGGGTTCTTCCGCCTCATGCCCGGGATCGTCGGCGGCGCCGGCGTCATGGGCTTCAAGGTGTTCAACCAGGTCGCCGCAGGCGGCGTGCAGTACCTCATCGGCCTGTACGACGAGGCCACGGGCGAGTTGCAGGCCCAGTTGGACGGTGCCTACCTCACCGCCGCACGGACCGGTGCCGCAACCGGCGTCGCGGCGGGACTGCTCGGCCCGGACGGCCCGGTCGAGGTCGGCCTGATCGGCTCGGGCCTGGAGGCCGAGACCAACCTCGAAGGGGTCTGTGCCGCTCTCGACGTCGCGAAAGTCTCGGTGTTCAGCCCGAATGCCGAGCGCCGTGGGCAGTTCGCGGACCGCATGGCCGAGCGCCTCGGGATCGCGGTCGAGCCGGTGGACGCGGCCGAGAAGGCCGCCTCGGCGCCGGTGGTGGTCGTCGCCACGAACACGGGGATGGGCACCGGACGGGTGGCCCTGCGCGGTGACTGGCTCAGCCCCGGCGCGACCGTCCTGTCGATCGGATCCACCATGCCCGCCCTGCGCGAGATCGACGTCGAGGTGATCACCCGCGCCGCCCTGGTCGTGAGCGACGCTCCTGCCCAGGCCCGCGGCGAGTCCGGTGACCTGATCGCCGCGGACGAGGCCGGTGTGCTCGACGGCAAGCTGAGGTCGCTCGCGGACCTCGCCACGGGCGGGGCGCCCCGCCAGAGTCAGGAGGACATCGCGGTCTACAAGTCCGTGGGCACCGCGCTGCAGGATCTCGTCGCCGCCCGCGTGGTGTACGAGAGCGCTCTCGCGGGCGGTGTCGGGAAGTCGATCGATCTGCTGCGCGTCAAGAAGCCGGCCGGATCATGAGCCCCGCCGCACCGGAGCGCAAAGCGGCGTTCGTCACGGGCGCGGGCAGCGGTATCGGGGCAGCGGCCGCCCGGGCGCTCGGCCGGGCAGGCTACGCGGTGGCGGTGTGCGACTTGTCCGCAACCGCCGCGCAGGAGACCGCCGAAGCCTTGCGCGCCTCGGGCGTGAGGACCGCCGTGTATACCGTCGACGTCACGAACGGGGTGGCCGTCGCGGACGCGGTCCGTGCCGCGGGGGACGAACTCGGTCCCCTGGAGGCTGTCGTGCACGCCGCGGGCATCTTCGACCAGAACCGGCCGTTCGCCGAACTCACCGCCGCCACCTGGGATCTGGTGCTCCGGGTCAACGTCCTGGGGACCGCCAACGTGCTGCGCGCGGTGCTTCCCGCCATGACCGAACGCCGCCACGGCAGCGTGATCACGGTGGCCTCCTCGGCGGGGCTCGTCCCGCGCGGTGGCGGCGCCGCGTACATCGCGTCGAAGCACGCCGTGGTGGGCCTGACCCTGAAGGTGGCCGCCGAGGTCGCCGACCGTGGGGTGCGGGTCAACGCCGTCGCCCCGGGCTGGATCCCGACCCGGCTCTTCGAGACCAGTGCGGCCGCGCTGCGTGCCGACGCCCCGTCCACGGACGTCCCGGACGAGCCGGTGCCGGTCGGCGGCGTGATCCCGATGCGGCGGCCCGGCACGGCCGACGAGGTCGCCGACGGGATCGTCTTCCTGGCCGGTGACAGCTCCCGGTACATCACCGGCACTGTGCTGCCCGTCGACGGCGGCTATCTCGTCGGCTGACCGGGCCGGTTCCCCTCCCCGTCGCAGCCGGTTGTCCGGCGCATTTCGAAACTCAGAGGTAAAGCCATGAAAGTGATCGCCCATCTCGACAAGTGCCGCGGGTACGGCAGTTGCATGCTCGAGGCCCCCGCCGTGTTCGACCTGGACGAGGACGAGAACCGTGTCGTCGTACTGAACGGCGAACCGGGGGACGAGCTGCGTGCCAGGACCGAACGCGCCGTGAGGTCCTGTCCCGCCCGTGCACTCGAGGTGACCGGCTGATGGCCGGGCCCGAGCACGTGGTGGTGGTTGGTGCCTCGCTCGGCGGGATGTCCCTCGTGCAGGAGCTGCGCCGGCTCGGTCACGACGGCCGGGTGACGGTGATCGGGGCGGAGAAGGTCCGCGCCCACTACGACCGCACCCAGCTCTCGAAGGACCTGCTCACCGGCCGCGCCGAACCCGAGTCGCTGTATCTGCTCTCCGAGGCCGAAGTGGCCGCGCTCTCGGCCGACCTGCGCACGGGGCGCCGGGCCACCGGGCTGCGCGTCGGCACCGGCAGGGCGTGCGTAACCGTCGACGACGGCTCTGCCGTGGAGGCGGACGTCGTGGTGATCGCGACGGGATCCTCCGCCCGACGGCCCCCTTTCCCCGCCGACCTGCGGGGTGTCCATGTCCTGCGCACGATGGAGGACGGCCTCGCCCTGCGCGGCGAACTGGCGGCCGCCGACAGTGTCGTGGTCCTGGGCGCCGGTTTCATCGGCTGCGAGGTCGCGGCCGCCGCTCGCGCGCTCGAACGCAGGGTGACCGTGGTCGACGTACAACCGGTGCCGATGTACACGGCCCTGGGTCCCGTGCTCGGAGATCACTTCGCCCGCCTGCACCAGGCACACGGCACCAGGTTCGAACTCGGCACCGCTGTCGACGGGTTGGTCGGACAGGAGCGCGTCACCGGTGTCCGGCTGGCCGACGGCCGGG
This is a stretch of genomic DNA from Streptomyces sp. NA04227. It encodes these proteins:
- a CDS encoding ornithine cyclodeaminase family protein; its protein translation is MLLLTDEQVRASLRMDRLVAALRDGYRVEAEGAVQLPDRINLDTQPGFFRLMPGIVGGAGVMGFKVFNQVAAGGVQYLIGLYDEATGELQAQLDGAYLTAARTGAATGVAAGLLGPDGPVEVGLIGSGLEAETNLEGVCAALDVAKVSVFSPNAERRGQFADRMAERLGIAVEPVDAAEKAASAPVVVVATNTGMGTGRVALRGDWLSPGATVLSIGSTMPALREIDVEVITRAALVVSDAPAQARGESGDLIAADEAGVLDGKLRSLADLATGGAPRQSQEDIAVYKSVGTALQDLVAARVVYESALAGGVGKSIDLLRVKKPAGS
- a CDS encoding SDR family NAD(P)-dependent oxidoreductase, translated to MSPAAPERKAAFVTGAGSGIGAAAARALGRAGYAVAVCDLSATAAQETAEALRASGVRTAVYTVDVTNGVAVADAVRAAGDELGPLEAVVHAAGIFDQNRPFAELTAATWDLVLRVNVLGTANVLRAVLPAMTERRHGSVITVASSAGLVPRGGGAAYIASKHAVVGLTLKVAAEVADRGVRVNAVAPGWIPTRLFETSAAALRADAPSTDVPDEPVPVGGVIPMRRPGTADEVADGIVFLAGDSSRYITGTVLPVDGGYLVG
- a CDS encoding Rieske 2Fe-2S domain-containing protein, with protein sequence MSRQSYWGDDEFRLEQERIFRRCWLFVAHESEIAAPGDYVTRNLGGEDVIVTRDESGQIRAFLNSCTHRGTQLCRADLGNSSHFRCSYHGWTFSNSGDLKGVPERKQVFGASFDKSAFGLVRVPHVESFHGLVFASWDPDAPPLTEELGPAAWYLRGILDKAGDLVAVGPPARARVRTNWKLGSENFAGDGYHLATTHKSPIDLGAYLNTDAFPQLDGVSMAGMRGRCVVAGNGHTFRVQHYDLPGDRPMFFGYPPEKWQDMARNLDAGQVDLMSRLSVFHGNIFPNLSFIDAAALTSGDDTPAVSYVQFRVWQPLDAMHSELMLWALVPSWYDEEQRAHSQRANLRMVGLAGIFDTDDLQNWTSVADMSRGAVARGTDFVYEGGLSAAKEAGTSWPGDVYDIDHSETNQRELYRRWAELMNDESFVATGAGRRAAR
- a CDS encoding aromatic-ring-hydroxylating dioxygenase subunit beta, with product MNARTDRLLGTAVDLATRDALRHFYDVEARLLDAYDYPNWLPLLEEEFVYRVPVTVTRDDPSLAPTVPGADLVHESRDSLASLWARRFEPDHIDFAWGEVPLHRIRRFVTNVVAEPGTREGEYVVHSNVLISVVHQSDPAVLAPAGRRDVVRRRRDGWGLVSRTAVLDESVIRLPHLRMVI
- a CDS encoding NAD(P)/FAD-dependent oxidoreductase, whose protein sequence is MAGPEHVVVVGASLGGMSLVQELRRLGHDGRVTVIGAEKVRAHYDRTQLSKDLLTGRAEPESLYLLSEAEVAALSADLRTGRRATGLRVGTGRACVTVDDGSAVEADVVVIATGSSARRPPFPADLRGVHVLRTMEDGLALRGELAAADSVVVLGAGFIGCEVAAAARALERRVTVVDVQPVPMYTALGPVLGDHFARLHQAHGTRFELGTAVDGLVGQERVTGVRLADGRVLDADLVVVGFGGVPETEWLQGSGVEVDNGVVCDDAGRTSVPGVLALGDAARWHSTRHGRAVRSEHWNHVSLQATVVAENIVAGAAAADAPSRLDAVPSFWTDQFGSRMQMVGAPASEDSVHIVAGTPGESGLVAVYTRDGRTTAAVAVDAPRALIRHQALVADGAPWPGEPADR
- a CDS encoding ferredoxin, with amino-acid sequence MKVIAHLDKCRGYGSCMLEAPAVFDLDEDENRVVVLNGEPGDELRARTERAVRSCPARALEVTG